CCTTTCACAGCTctctcttcctccgcaATCTGAGGTACTCCCACTTTCAATCCATCCTCTCTGGCCCTCCACCAGGCCATTTGAAGTCGTTTTCTAACTTTCGTGTTGCTTGCCATGTTTTTAAGCCATGGACTCTGCCCGCTGGCCATTCAAGTAACCCCTTCTTATTTGTAACCTTGAATATTCCATAACTGTTTGAATACATAATTCGATGTCTTGAGTTTGGCCCCATTCGATACGAGAACTGGAAACAAACCCGCAGGAAAAGCAAGACCGAGCCAACACAGCCAACCGAAAACCGTATTCGCCTAATGTCATGTCCTCACTGCGGTGGTCTGCTCTTGATCAGTATGCTCACGAAACCCAAAGGCGGTGACTGTGGCTACATCGTTCGTATACGACTCGGGCATGAACCCTTCTGAGGCGCGCGAACTGTACCAGGGCACTTAGATGCATTCAGACAAGGTAGTTACATTTCACCGAACCCGATCATCTCATTATAGTTTACAACTTGGTCCACGCCATCTCGTTGTCGATGGTGAACGGCACCTCGGCAACCATGGTctgcgcgtcctcgccgaccttgagcgcccactcgccaacctcgaccttccATGTGCTGTCGTACTCGTCCCAGTGCGAGATGGCATacttgtcgagcttgactTCGACTGTGGTGCTCTTGCCCGGAGCAAGGTCGTACACCTTGGCGAAGGCCTGCAGCGAAACTTCAGGGTGGCGTAGGCCGGTGGGCGACTCGGGCGGAGGAGCAGTGTAGAAGTGCACACTGTGGTCACCAGCGACCTGGCCCGTGTTGGTAACCGTGACGCGGCCGGCCGCGGTCCACTcgtcgcccttcttgacgTTAATGGCGAGGCCCGAGTACTTGAACGACGTGTAGCTAAGGCCGCGGCcgaaggggaagaggggcTCAATACCGCGAGCATTGTGGTGCTTGTACCCGACCCAGATACCCTCGCTGTAGTGGACCTTGGTGCGGGCACTCTTGAagttgagcgcggcggcaaTGTCGCTCTCCCGCTTGGGGAACGAGAGGGGCAGGCGACCACTGGGGTTGCGGATACCGTacacgacgtcggcgatACCGTTACCAGCCTCGTTGCCGCCGTACCAAGCCTGGATGATGCCAgcgaccttgtcggccCAAGGCATGCTCACAGCCGAGCCGGCCTGCACGACGACTACGGTGTTGGGGTTagcctcggcgacgcgggtaatgagctcgtcgctgGCGAGGGGGAGGCCGAGGGTCGGGCGGTCAAagccctcgctctcgtaGTCGGCATTgaggccggcgacgaggacgacacTGTCGGCTGCACGAGCGGCCTTGACAGCGTCCTCCATGGCCTGATgagcgtcgacgagggggAACGCGCCGATGCGGATGCCCTTGACGATGAACGGCGTACCTGCCACGGTTCTAgagacgaggcggcgcgagtCGTGCACCACCCGAAGGGTGTACGtcttgcccttctcgaCAGCGACTCtgcccttctcctcaaTCGTGCCGTTGCCGAAGAACTTGGAGCCGAGGGTCTGCTTGGTCGCGTTGTCGatgacaagctcgtcgtcaatATACAGCCATCCCTGGCCTGTGACCGTCAGACCGAACTCGTACCGGCCCGTAATGGGCGAGGTGAACTTGGCCCGCACTTCGGAGACGTAATGCTGTCCAAGTCTAGGGTGGCGGAAGTCGGCGAGGAACATGTCACTGACGTCGTGCGTGTCCACCACAGTCGGCTCGTGCGCGACCTCTCCGTTGGCGTCGATCGAGTAGTGAAGCAGGTCGAAGCCGCGCTTGCCGTCGATAGTGGTGAAGCACTCGTCAAGCATCGGGAGGAACTTTGCCCCCTGAAGGCCTAAGCTGTAGGACAGCTCGACGTTATTGGGCTTGTTCTCGACCATGCCCTCCCAAGCGTTGACTGACCAGAGAGGGCGAAGGGCGGCGCTTCCACCACCCGAGATGACGCGCGTCTTGGCGTTCGGCCCGATGACGGCTACGCGCCCCTCGCGGATGGGAAGGACGCCATCGTTCTTCAGGAGAacgacgccctcgcctgccaggcggcggaggagcttggcgtccgACGCACGCTCGTCCGCACTGTCGCGCGTGCGCTCGGGCGTGGGAACCGCATACACGATATCGGGGTtgaggcgggcgagctTCTGCGCCCAAGCGAGGACCTCGTGTGCGCGCGCGTCAATCGCGCGCGGGTCCAGCTTGTGTGACATGATGAGGTGGTTGAGCATACGGGGCTGGCGCCAAATGGTGGGGCCGGGCATCTCGAGACTAAGCCCGGCCTCAATGCTCTCCGACACGCTGTACGTGCCGTACCAGTCGCTCATGACGAGGCCGTCGTATCCCCACTCCTTTCTAAGGAGGTCCTGGAGCAGCGCCTTGTTTTCGCTTACGTGCGTCCCGTTGACCTTGTTGTATGCTGTCATGAGCGCCCAaggctcggcctcgcgctgcgcaATCTGGAAGGGGCGGAGGTAGACCTCGCGCAGGGCGCGGTCACCGATGACGCTGTCCTCGCCATTACGCTCGTGCTCCTGGTCGTTGCCGACAAAGTGCTTGACGCACGCCGACACGCCTGCACTCTGCAGACCGTGAATGTAGGCGGAAGCGATCCGGCCCGAGAGCGTCGGGTCCTCGGAGAAGGACTCGAACGCGCGTCCGCCGAGCGGACTACGCTGGATGTTGATGGTCGGGGCGAGGAGACAGACGGCACCGCgagccttggcctcctcggcaagcaGACCGCCCGCTTCGCTGATAAGGTCGGTCGAGAACGACGACGCAAGGCATGTCGCCGAAGGAATCGCGCTCGCCTTGGCTGGTTGTTAGTATCTGAGTTGGGTGTGGCTCGGTATTCAACAGCCGGCTAATCGCCGAACTCACTCATTTTGAAGAATGACGCGCCGCGTGCGCCGTTTGGTCCGTCCGTGACCTTGACGCTAGGGACATTCAGGCGGGAGATGGACGTGGTCCTGCCGTCAGCAAGAGGTGGCGTTGGAATGTGAATgcgggtgtgggtgtgggggaggggtgaCTCACTCCCACCAGTTCTTGCCTGCGAGCAGTGAGATCTTCTCGTCGATGGTCATCTGGTgcaggagctcgtcaacattggcgtcgaggaaggagcggtcgagcgccgcgtTGCCCTTAGTCTCGTCGGTCATAGTGGGCTGGGCTGGACTGGACTGAGGCTGAGGGGGAGGAGTAGGCTGGCGGGAAGGAGTGGGAGTAGAGAAGTGGGATGAGGTGGCAGAGGTTGCGGGTGTCGAGATCGAGTTGGCGCGAGCTGAGGATGTGAGGCCcatggagatggaggggatgggTTTGTCCCGATCCTCGGGATGGCGTGTTAAGTACAACCTCGAGGTCTGGCATCACACACGACTTGAGGGAGGCCGAAAGATGCCGCGACTCCATCCGAGGATTTTCCGGTTTGTTGACGTTGTGCGCAGCACGCCCTTTACGCCGAGATTCTGCCGACACTCTTGAGTCATCAATCGCGGTCCGCAGATGGACGCCCCGGAGATCTGAAGATATCACCAAGCAGATATCACCCCTTCTCGTTCCTCGATACCTTTTGTGTGGTTGGCCAACTGCGCGTTAGGATGACAATGGAAGTAACCTTGGAACAGCCGGAACGCTGCGCCGTGGGCTCTGTGGAGATTACTTGGCAGAGATGTGTTTGGAAAAACCTCGGATTATTAGTTTTCCAGGCTGCCCCGATGCCCACTGCTGACAGTGTTGCACCACACTCTCACCAAGGACGAGTGGGCGCCCGCGGTACATTGTGTCAGTGGTGACGCGTGAGAGGTGGACGGACAAGTGACGCGCGGCGCAACTTGACACCGCGCAAATGGGACATGTCCACGCAGCACATTGCCGCATGCGCCATACGCCGTCTTTGCAAGGCGCAAGGTAGGATTGATGCATTCTGCAAGCTAGGTATTGGCTCCGTCGTGCTTGTGCCTTGCGGCCCGGATGCAGGGTTCCGGTCGGCAATCCGGTTGTGTGGCACGTGACAGTCAGCTGCCACTTGTATTGTTTTGTCACAACGTTGCCCTCCATCCTTGTTCGCGTACTGGCGTTATTACGGTTTGTCGCCACGATCATTTTCAATACGTACAACGTCGCAGAACCGCTGTTTTCGGCCCCCATTCGCCATCAACAAGGCGACAGACTGCGAAGGCGAAACGGAGGAGTGTCATAACGGCTGATGACGATGTGGCTGGGCGCGAGATACCCTTTCCCCCTTGTCACTCTCACATTCGACCTCGCGTTGGACGACTTTGACTTTCTTCCGCTCAGAATCAGTGGTGGTGACGCCGACCGCTTGGCCGCTTATCCCTCCCCAAGTTGTCGAGGGCCGCAGAGTACTTCCGGCTCATCCGTCTTGGTCGGAGGGTCCGTGCGCCGAAGGCCCCTGTTTCCCATTCGCCCCGTCAACACGGGAGGTGGCGGCATGTGAAGCGTACGAGTCAGTCGAGCTCCGACCGGCCGCCATGCCTTCCGCGGACTGGCTACCCATGTGTGAGCAGTctgcgagctcgtcgcctcgAACCatgcgaggaaggtggaggtggtcAATGTACCAGGCCTGAATGCGTCTCTGCGCTAAGGCGCTGAGCCGAAGCCAGCAGTCGACGGCTTAAACAACGTACTGAAGAATCTCAACGGTCACTGCACTGCCGACATCAAGCACTAGCGGTTCTTCAACGGAATACAGCTCACCAATTTCAGGCGTTGGGGATGCTCGAAGGGGTACGCATCATTTGGCTCGCTGCGGGCGCATACTGTCCAGAAAGTTCGTCAACGCGTTcgtggaggacgagaggGTGTAATCGGTGCGGGCATTGGGGCGGAGCTGTGACCGTAGGATACGCGAGAATGAGTGGGTTTGCGCGAGATGTGCTAGAGGACGCGAGTCGTGGAGGTGTGATTATCATCGATTGCTTGTGTCCAGTCACCTACTCGGATCCTCTCACTGCGTACACACACAcccttcctcccatcccAGCGGCCAACCTTCCTTCATCCGTCCCACTTCATCCTATTGACATCACACTCCACTCATCCAACATGTCCATTCAATGCTTCTCAACCAAGGTTTGTTCAATTCTTCGCTCTATCTCACTCTAACAGCCCTCTGTCGAGCCAGGCCGCCCGCTGTCCAAGATGCCacaagcgcgacgcgctgtCGTGgcccttcctcgccgacggGCCCTCGTGTACAAGGCTACAGACGCCATCGTAGTCGGTCCCCGTTCCCGCGCGGTatcccttcctccctcaTCTCCGCCAGCCGTGCTAGTCCCTGTTTCGCGACCCTCCCCAGTGCTGCACGAGAACTGtgacgtcgaccttggtGACCGTATTGTGAGTCTCGATGCGGCTGAGCTGATGCAGACGCTATCGCTGCCCACATCGTTCGGTGGCGTGCCCGTCATCGACCATGTCGATTTCTACAAAGCCGACACCTATACGTTTCGTCACAATTACGAGCAGCTGTGGCATGTGTTATGCTCGAGTGGTCCCACCGATTGCGAGTACTTGGATGCTGATGATGATCTCGATGGCGAGGCCGTtgaggacgttgaggacgagctctATGAgttggacgacgagcaggaCCCCGAAGATATCCTCGAAGTGCTTCTTCCCACCAGGCACAATGTCAGTGTCCGCAACGCGACCCTCTCGCTGCACACTTACCTCCTCTCCGGTCGCATCTTCGCGGCGTTCGCCGGCACCGTGTCCTACACCACTCAATGTGGCGTCCATAGTACGACTCTCGTTGCGAAGATTCATCGACCAACGACCCACACCGTGTCGCAGCTGTACGAGACTGCAGCTGAGGCTACCATCTACGCTCGCATGCCTGACGGCATCGCGCCGCGCTTCCACGGCCTCTTCGTCAAAATGGCTGGGGAGCGAATGGTGACCAGTATTCTCGAGTACGCTGGAACTCCGATCGCGACGACCAGAGCTGCGCGTGCCCTTAGATGCGACTACAAGTGCGTTGACGGAATACcacgctgacgccagggaAGCTATCGTCCGCCTGTACAACAGCCTCCATGAGGCGGGCATCATTCACGTCTCGTGCACTCCCAAGCATTGGCTGTGCGCTGACGGATGTTTCCGCCTGATCGACTTTGGGTGCAGATGGGTGCGCGACGGGGCTCCTGTCGGTCGTGTTATAGAGCCCAGTGCTTTCACCTTCCAGGCGGCAGAGGAGATGGCCAAGGTGCGCCGCACACTTGGGTTGCCAGTGTGGGCGAAAAGCTAGTGtgcgtcgagcttggacgTTGTGCTAATGCATTTGGGCTTTGTGATGTGTATTGGTGGCGGAGCAGGGAGTAACTCCTTCTTGCTCCTTGCTCTCGCGGTTGACGAGATGAAGGGTTGTGCCGTTCAAGGCCCGAATTCGGAACGCCATTCTTGGAACATTTTGTTATTTTGTACATGTGACCATCGCTTATTTCCGCCATCCAACCATTCCGCCCTATGACGCAATGATCGACAGTCTTACCTGCTCCACCAGTCATGCGTTTGTCACCAGTGCCCACCTGGTTCATTCGCCAActctctcatcctcaaTTCTCGATGGACGACCCAACAACAGGAGCAGCCTTCTACCCATCCGCACCGCAATCCCCAGCTCCGGAGCtcgatggcctcgacgcACGCCCCGAGATGGACATGAACATGGCAGACACGCCGTGTGAGAATTGCCCCCGAGCGGCGGTCCACGACTACCAGCCACTCTGCGATAGCCTATCGCATATTGTGGGGAGCACCGATCCAGTGCGATTCGCAGGCGCTCAGCCGGATGAGCTTGCACGTGAGtgtctcctccttgccctcccTTCCGCTCTTTTCCGATGGCCAATGTTTGCCATATTCTCGCcacgcctcctctcccccaGTGCCTTTCTTCCGTCCGACCCCCCGACTggcgctgaccccagcctcAGAGATCCGCAaggacgcgtcgcgcctgCGGGGGGACGTTGAGTGGATCAAGCACTTCTTCCCTTCGGCTGAGACGGTGGACCGGCTGTTTGCAAGGGAGCACATGGGCAACTTTGTCGTCGATCGCGTGAGCGGGCGCAAGGCGTTTGAGAGCATGCCGCTTTGTGAGTCGTCCACTGTGTAGACTAACACCAGATGTACGCGTGGGCATGCACCTGCTCTTCGTCTCCGCGGTGagtcttctcctcctctcccaaGTTCATATGAACTCGAAGGCACCTAACACCAGTCCCAAGCGATGTCCTACCACGCAGTAGAGGATCTGTTGAGGGCACAGTCCGTCAAGCGTGAGTGTACTTCCCGGCAGCTGACAAACTATTGACGGAGCTAACGGAAGAGGGCAAGCTGTACGACGCTACTGGTCCCGGCGTGCTCCCACACATCAACGCGTTCATCAAAGCCTACGCGATCCCgctggaggagctcctcgagacAGATCTCGCCAAGTACGCGACGTTCAACGACTTCTTCTCGCGgcgcctcaaggccgaggcgcgtcCCATCGCCTCAGTAGACGACTTGCACGTCCTAACGTGTCCCGCTGACTGCCGGCTCTCGGCATTCGAGACGGTCGAGGCAGCCAAGACCCTCTGGTGAGCACAGTGAGGCTGGGCTAACAAAAGGATTAAGGGGCGGCAATTCACGatccccaacctcctctACGGCGATGACAAGACGGACAAACAATTCGACAGCGTCGCGCGCTCCCCGTCCGCTGTCGCTGTAGCCCGCTTGGCACCGCAGGACTATCACCGATTCCACAGCCCGGTATccggcgaggtcgtggcTATCAAGGACATCCCCGGCGAGCTCTACAGTGCGTTTTCAATATATTGTGTTGACGACAGCGGTCAACCCTCAGGCCGTCAACGAGGACTTGAACGTGTTCACCCTCAACAAGCGCTCTGTCATGCTCATCCACGCCgatgtcggcctcggcgcgcgcgtgccTCTAGCCTTTGTCGCCGTTGGCGCGATGCTTGTCGGCAGTATTTTCTGGTCGAAGAAGCCCGGAGACACTGTGCGTAAGGGCGAGGAACTGGGATGTTTCCAGTACGGCGGGAGCACGTGTATCCTTGTCGTACCACACAGCTCGGGGATCAAgtttgacgacgacctgctCCGTGTCAgcaaggagaagatggagatgCTGGTGCGCGTCGGCATGAGTATGGGACATGTTGGGCGAGGCCGGTGTGGGTCGGAGGCCTAGAGGCCTGTGCAGGCTGTGTACAACCGTAGAGATCTGACTGGATTTCTCAGAACGCGCTGTACACGCTGTACCAAGTAGACTCAAGCTTTACATGTGATATTCTGGAACGTGAGGATGGTTGAACTCATGATGCCATGCACACGCATCCTGGAAGAGGGCAGCAGCGACAAGTGGTGTTGATATCAGAGGTGTAGGATCTAGCTATCTGTGAGTGCTCTACACGACGGCTgtggggaggtgggtgtTTTAGGCAATCAGTAATCCAATTACAAGAGACCAATGGAATCAATTTGAGCATCCACCTGTCCGGGACGGCGCTGTGAGAGGAGTTTCAAGCAGGGTCTCTCACGGCATAGTTCAATCTTGGCCCTTTCTGTGGTCTGTCAGTATGGCTAGTGCGGAACCGAATCGTAACGACCGGCTCACACCATGTCTTCGCCACGCAGCATAGAGTAATCCAGAGGCATGCAGACACAGTACCTACCACAGCCTCCTACTTGCCCTACATCGTCCAAGACACCCTACAGCGTCAAGGACATTTCAGGCATCGAACCCAACAACTTGTACTGGTCCGGATCCTTGAGCCTGGTATGGCAGTGGTGGGAGTTGAATCTCCGAGCACGTCACGTGACCATTTTCGTCTTTGTTCTCCGTTCCACTCGCTGGATCGAACCCAACATTTGTCTCTCCCGTCATTTCCACCACTGTATCTCAACAATGACCCGCGGCGACCAGCGTGACCGCGACCGTGCCAAGGCTCAGGCAAAGACGTGAGTCCATGGACACCTCAGGCGCGGGGTATGGCATGATGTTGGGAAGGAGGGTACGGACAAAGAGATGCGAGTGGACCAAGATATGGGTTCGCGGGCTGTTCTGGATACTGTCGACGTTGCCTCTGCTCGTTGACGCCCGGACCAGTCTGTTCTATTCTCCGCACAGGTACAGGCAgagctaaccccaggtcGGCCAACAAGAAGCAGACGGGCGATCCTAcgaagcgcaaggaggccgacgctAAGGCGTTGCAGGAGAAGGTTGCTGTGAGTCGTGTTCTGGCGGCCAGTCGTTGCTTGAGGGCAGCAAGTAGTGGTGTGAGGCTATCTGCGTTCGCTATGTTAGCTGCGCTGCCCATGGCAcctcgcgccgcgtcgaTCCAAcccgcctcgtcaactCGCCGCTGTATGTGATGTGGCTGacccaaggccaagcaggcAGCCAAGGAGGCTGCGGCGAGCGGAGCACCAGTCCCAGGCAAGAAGAAGTAGGTGTTGCGTTCAGATCTCTCCTCTACGAGCGACAACAATGCAATGCATAGATGCCAATGCGGTCTGGGACCAGTGTGTGTGCTGCTACCGACTATGAAACTCCACCATACAAGCGTGTGTGCCTGCTACGCGTCGCACGCTCGCTcacgcgtcgccgccgagcgcgcggaTCTCGTCTCTGACGGACGCCTCCGTCTCGACCTTCTGCATCTGCGtcttctcgagctgctcgcccTTGGTCACGCGCGCCTTCAAGTCGTCGATCGCCTTCAACTTCTTGGTCAAGTTGCGGATCTTCTTCTGCGcagcgtcctcgtcgttcttgaggtcgactttggcgagatcggcggcgagctcctcgggctcgggcgcggccttcttcttgttcctgggcttcttcttcttgtccgCACCCGACGCACCAGAGGACGGCGCACCAGGGATCGGCGTGCCGGGAATGTAACGACCGGCAGGCTTGCCACCGCGGAACatgggcgtcgacgcgccagAGGACGGCGCAGAGTCGTCATCACGCACgtacgccgacgaggcggcagATCCGCGCGCACCTGGTGGGCGGTACGCGCCGACGGGCTTGGAGGggcccgagcccgagtcggcctcgccctTAGGGCGGAACTGGGCAACCGAAGCGTTTGCCTCCGGCGCCTTAGGCACAACCGACGGGAATGCTGGGAGCGTCTCAACGAGCGCGGGACGGAAGGTCGCGCCATACAGGTCGTCCTGCGGGTGGATATGGAGGAGCTGGCCACCAGCCCACCAGATCTTGACACCGTTGTCAACGCGGAGACGGGGCGAGAGCGTCGCCGTCAAGATGTAGTGCCCACATGCCGACCACTCGCAGTGACTCGAGTTGGAGGCCTTGAACTCGGCAATCTTCTTGCGAGTCGAGATCTCCCACACATCTACGCCGCCCGCCAGGTTACCAAAGCCCGCCGAGAGCAGCAGACGCCCCTGCGGCTGGTACGACACAAAGTTGCGGTGGTTGTTGCCAAAGTTGAAAATCGGCTTGGCCTTGTGGTCGTACGTTTGGGTGCGGGCGGGCATGTAGCCGTAGCATACGGCAAAGTCGCGCGAAGTGGGGTTCCATGCAAAGTCGTAGACCGggccctccttgtcgaggtcgatcaTGCCGTCAAACGATCCGTCGAGGGCCACAAGGTACAGGTTCGTCTCGCCGTAGTACGACTTGCCCGTATTGTCGACGTCCGTGTGCGTAAGGAACAAGCACTGAGGTCAGTCTGGCCACGTGCGATGCTCACCATTGTGCCGGCGTTGTTCCACTTGACGGTAACGTTGTCAGCCTTGTAGAAGGCCTTGCGAGCGACGGTCGGCGGCAACTCGCGGTTCTCGGTCTTGTCGGTGGCGCCGTTGGCGGTGCCCTTACCGAcgagcgaggagcaggGGTATAAAGACACGTAGGCAGGTGCAcccttgcgctcgccgaTCCAGATGGCGACCGCTGGCTCGGGATACTGTCGGAGGGGCTTGCCGTGGGGCGCGGACAGCTGGGATGGCCGCGAGATGAAGACGCCACGGACCAGGCCGTCGAACTTGAGGCGCGTGGCGGGCCGCTCAGCGAGCATGGGCGTGAACACCAGGATGTCGTTGCCCGCGGGGCGGAACAGGCTCGCCTCATCGGGCGTGACGATCGGCTCCCTGTCGTCAGCGCCGCCTtctcaagcccaagccagGACACCCACCAGTCGTCACCCGTCTTGTGGTACCACCCCCCGACCTGCTCGCCAGTCTCCACGCTCCAAGCCTTGACGTTCTTGTACACCTCCGTTTCGGACTTGACTGGCCGCTCGAACGTGAAGAGCGTCGAAGACGCAGGCGAGAACGCGAGAGCAATCACACCGACCTGTGCGATTGTCGTCGCCTGACCCTCGAGGCCATCAGCAGCACGGCACAGCGAGACCCTGGAGGTGAGCTGTGCAGACAAACAAAATGCAGAACTTACAACTCGGGCTGCGCGTACGCAACGTACTCGCCGTTAGGCGAGTAGACGActgcgcgcgacgcgttATTCGTCCTGGTTGTTAGTACGTGTCGTGTGACGCGACCAACGTAGCGATGCTGGATCCGATCTCCCATGATGGACCGTTGACGAGGCTGGTGGCCTTCTGCGAGCGGACTGAACGTTAGCCTGTGACTGTGCCTCGAGTACGCGAACGGCTAGACTTACTGGCGTACTGTGCCTGCATTGTGGCTGTGTGGTTGATGACGCTCTGGAAGAAACCAGCTGGTGATGTCCAGTGTCCAAAAGTCCAGAGTTGGGAGCGGAGATGCGTTATCAATTCATTATGTGCAGTTCCAAATGGTGGAGGTAACAAATGACACGTGTAAAATTAAAATTGCGTGTGTAATCGATTGCTTAATGATTGCAGAAATGAATGTTCAACTTGATTCCCGGAGAGTGTCGGTTTGGCAAGTAGTGGCCACAGGAACGACTTCCAACTTCTTGTCGTTGTTGTAACCCACCAAACCCCCTCTCTGCCTCACGGCGCCCAACactctcaacctcgtctTCTTGTCATCCGACTGTCGCGAGACTTCTGTACACATCCGACTCGACTTGAATCCACTGCAGCATTCCTCCTGTCCTAAAAGCAGCTCCCTCTTCCCAAAACCCTCCTCACGACCCTCCACAGCAGCCATGCACAACAAGGGCAACCAcatccgcctcctctcggGTGAGACTCCCGCTGAGAGACGCAGCTCACACTGCAGGCAACGCCCACCCCAAGCTCGCAAAGGCCGTCGCTGACCGGTACGTACAGCAGACTGGTGCAGTGTAATTCAGCGGCGGCGAAACTCGCCAATCCCCGCGTCCCAATTGTCGTCCACTCGAGAAATGTTCGCGGGTTGACTTTGGGATGCGGGGGAAGCGGACCGTGCGCCACGAAAACAATGCTGCTAAAAGTTGGACGCGTGCTGACGCTCGTGCGTTGTCGACTCACCCTCTTTCACTCTCCTCCGCACTTGTCCGATCCAGCCTCGGCATCACCCTCACCCCCTGCCATGTGTCCAAGTTCGTCTCGCTCGAGACGTCGGTCCAGATTCACCAGAGCGTGCGTGAGGAAGACGTGTTCATCATCcagtcgccctcgcccccCGACATCAATGACCATCTGAtggagctcctcgtcatggTGTCGGCGTGCAAGACTGCCAGCGCCAAGCGTATCACTGCTGTTATCCCCTGCTACCCTTACGCGCGCCAGGACAAGAAGAACAAGTCGCGTGCGCCGATCACTGCCAAGTGAGTGTGGCTCCCAGCAAGCGTCATTTCTCTCTGATCGGCTCTTACGCCCAGGCTTGTGGCCAATCTCCTCACGGTCGCTGGCTGTGACCACGTCATCACGCTCGACCTGCACGCGTCGCAGATCCAGGGCTTCTTCGACATCCCCGTCGACAACCTCTTCTCCGAGCCCAGCATGATGCAGTACATCAAGGCTGAGATCCCAGGTTGGCGCAACGCCATCATCGTCTCGCCCGACGCCGGTGGTGCCAAGCGGTGAGTGAGCCCAGTGATCGGCGGATCTTGACATGAtcggcgcgtcgtcggcattcccaaccccaagcTACAATCTAATCTCAGCGCCacggccctcgccgaccagCTCAACCTTGACTTCGCG
Above is a genomic segment from Cutaneotrichosporon cavernicola HIS019 DNA, chromosome: 1 containing:
- a CDS encoding uncharacterized protein (PA14 domain), translated to MGLTSSARANSISTPATSATSSHFSTPTPSRQPTPPPQPQSSPAQPTMTDETKGNAALDRSFLDANVDELLHQMTIDEKISLLAGKNWWETTSISRLNVPSVKVTDGPNGARGASFFKMTKASAIPSATCLASSFSTDLISEAGGLLAEEAKARGAVCLLAPTINIQRSPLGGRAFESFSEDPTLSGRIASAYIHGLQSAGVSACVKHFVGNDQEHERNGEDSVIGDRALREVYLRPFQIAQREAEPWALMTAYNKVNGTHVSENKALLQDLLRKEWGYDGLVMSDWYGTYSVSESIEAGLSLEMPGPTIWRQPRMLNHLIMSHKLDPRAIDARAHEVLAWAQKLARLNPDIVYAVPTPERTRDSADERASDAKLLRRLAGEGVVLLKNDGVLPIREGRVAVIGPNAKTRVISGGGSAALRPLWSVNAWEGMVENKPNNVELSYSLGLQGAKFLPMLDECFTTIDGKRGFDLLHYSIDANGEVAHEPTVVDTHDVSDMFLADFRHPRLGQHYVSEVRAKFTSPITGRYEFGLTVTGQGWLYIDDELVIDNATKQTLGSKFFGNGTIEEKGRVAVEKGKTYTLRVVHDSRRLVSRTVAGTPFIVKGIRIGAFPLVDAHQAMEDAVKAARAADSVVLVAGLNADYESEGFDRPTLGLPLASDELITRVAEANPNTVVVVQAGSAVSMPWADKVAGIIQAWYGGNEAGNGIADVVYGIRNPSGRLPLSFPKRESDIAAALNFKSARTKVHYSEGIWVGYKHHNARGIEPLFPFGRGLSYTSFKYSGLAINVKKGDEWTAAGRVTVTNTGQVAGDHSVHFYTAPPPESPTGLRHPEVSLQAFAKVYDLAPGKSTTVEVKLDKYAISHWDEYDSTWKVEVGEWALKVGEDAQTMVAEVPFTIDNEMAWTKL
- a CDS encoding uncharacterized protein (Phosphatidylserine decarboxylase); translation: MDDPTTGAAFYPSAPQSPAPELDGLDARPEMDMNMADTPCENCPRAAVHDYQPLCDSLSHIVGSTDPVRFAGAQPDELAPSEIRKDASRLRGDVEWIKHFFPSAETVDRLFAREHMGNFVVDRVSGRKAFESMPLYVRVGMHLLFVSASQAMSYHAVEDLLRAQSVKQGKLYDATGPGVLPHINAFIKAYAIPLEELLETDLAKYATFNDFFSRRLKAEARPIASVDDLHVLTCPADCRLSAFETVEAAKTLWIKGRQFTIPNLLYGDDKTDKQFDSVARSPSAVAVARLAPQDYHRFHSPVSGEVVAIKDIPGELYTVNPQAVNEDLNVFTLNKRSVMLIHADVGLGARVPLAFVAVGAMLVGSIFWSKKPGDTVRKGEELGCFQYGGSTCILVVPHSSGIKFDDDLLRVSKEKMEMLVRVGMSMGHVGRGRCGSEA
- a CDS encoding uncharacterized protein (Functions in the early steps of protein synthesis of a small number of specific mRNAs. Acts by directing the binding of methionyl-tRNAi to 40S ribosomal subunits. In contrast to the eIF- 2 complex, it binds methionyl-tRNAi to 40 S subunits in a codon- dependent manner, whereas the eIF-2 complex binds methionyl-tRNAi to 40 S subunits in a GTP-dependent manner. May act by impiging the expression of specific proteins), whose product is MQAQYAIRSQKATSLVNGPSWEIGSSIATTNNASRAVVYSPNGEYVAYAQPELVSLCRAADGLEGQATTIAQVGVIALAFSPASSTLFTFERPVKSETEVYKNVKAWSVETGEQVGGWYHKTGDDWEPIVTPDEASLFRPAGNDILVFTPMLAERPATRLKFDGLVRGVFISRPSQLSAPHGKPLRQYPEPAVAIWIGERKGAPAYVSLYPCSSLVGKGTANGATDKTENRELPPTVARKAFYKADNVTVKWNNAGTMCLFLTHTDVDNTGKSYYGETNLYLVALDGSFDGMIDLDKEGPVYDFAWNPTSRDFAVCYGYMPARTQTYDHKAKPIFNFGNNHRNFVSYQPQGRLLLSAGFGNLAGGVDVWEISTRKKIAEFKASNSSHCEWSACGHYILTATLSPRLRVDNGVKIWWAGGQLLHIHPQDDLYGATFRPALVETLPAFPSVVPKAPEANASVAQFRPKGEADSGSGPSKPVGAYRPPGARGSAASSAYVRDDDSAPSSGASTPMFRGGKPAGRYIPGTPIPGAPSSGASGADKKKKPRNKKKAAPEPEELAADLAKVDLKNDEDAAQKKIRNLTKKLKAIDDLKARVTKGEQLEKTQMQKVETEASVRDEIRALGGDA